CCGCTCGGCCGACGCCCGCGCGATCATCACGTACTTGGGCATCTCGGAGAACATCTTCAGCGGTTCCATGATGAACTGCGCCAGGCCGACGGCCATCACGAGTTCGCCGATGGTGATGCCGCCCTCGAACGCCAGCCAGCCCGCCGTCAGGGTGACCGCGGCCGCGAGGACCGCGTTGAGTGCCTGGGCCGTGCCCGCGTACACGCCGTTGACCTTGGCCACGGTGACCGACTGGTGCTTGGCCTCCGTGCTGACGGCCCGGTAGGAGCGGAACGCCGCGTGGTTGCCGCCGAAGCCGTGCAGCGGGCGCAGACCGCTGATCAGGTCGGCGACCTTCGCGCCGGCCCGCGCCACCCGGGCCTGCTGTTCACGCGTGCTGGACCCGATCCGCTTGGACATCACGCTGAGGATCGAAAGGATCGCGACGGTGCCCACGATCACGAGCAGCCCGAGCCGGTAGTCGGCCATGCCGAGCGCGACCGCCGCGACGAGCACCGCGACCAGCGAGCTGATCAGCAGCGGCACCACCTCGATGATGTCGGCGGTCTGGTCGGCGTCCTCGGTGGCGATGGTCAGGACCTCGCCGGACTTGAGGTCGACGTCCCTGGCCACCGGCTGGAGGCCGCAGGCGGCGACCTTCACGCGCCAGCGGTGCGCCTCGGTCGTGTTGGCCTTCTGCAGGACGCGCATCCCGAACCGCCACGACAGCGAGACCGTCGTGATGATCACGGCGAGCGCGCCGATGGAGAGCGCGAGCGCGCCGAGGGTCCTGTCGTCCTTCATCGTGTGCTCGACGATCATGCCGAGCGCGATGGGGAACGCCGTCTCGCCGGCCTGGTACAGGCCCATGAGGACGGTGCCCAGGACCATCGCGCCGACGTTGCGGCGCAGGGCGGTCCGGAGGATGTCGGACCCCGGTCGGGGCCGCTTCGTGTCAGGAGTCGTCATCAGTCGTCAGAGTTGTCATCGAGGTGGCGGGCAATCGCTTCCGGGGTTCGCAGGGTGAAGAGGTCGCGGATGGTGATCACAGGACCGTACTCGCGACGGAGCAGCCCGATCAGCCGGACCGCCAGCATCGAGTGTCCACCGAGGGACACGAAGTCGCTCACCGCGCTCACCTCGTCGTCGTCGAGGTCCAGTGCTTCGGCGAAGAACTCGCAGACCGTGGTCTCGGTCTCGGTCTCCGGGCCGCGCTCCCCCTCCGTGGTCAGCGCGCCGAGGGGCTTGGCCTCCGGCAGCGCCTTGGTGTCGGCCTTCCCGTTCACCGTGAGCGGGATGCTGTCGACCTCGGCGAAGTGCGTCGGGCGCAGGAAGTCCGGCAGGCCCGTGCCCACGTCGGCCGCGACGGCGGCCAGGTCGGCGCCGTCGAGCACGAGATAGGCGGCGAGGCGGTACGCGCCGTCGACCTGCGGGTCCGGCTGGGCGACGGCGGCGGCGAACCGCACCGCCGGGTGCGCGGCGAACGCGGCCTCCACCTCGCCCAGTTCGACGCGGTGGCCGCGGATCTTGACCTGCAGGTCGGTGCGGCCCAGGTAGGTCAGGTTCCCGTCGGGCCTGCGGAACACCAGGTCACCGGTGCGGTACATGCGCTCGCCGGGGGCGCCGAAGGGGCAGGCGACGAAGCGGTGCGCGGTCTGCGCGCACTGGCCGAGGTAGCCGCGCGCGATGCCGACGCCCGACACGTACAGCTCGCCGGGGACACCGTCCGGCAGCGGCCGTAGCCACGGGTCGAGCACGTACACGTCGGTGTTGTCGATGGGCACGCCCACCACCGGGTCCTGGCACTCGAAGGTGCCGACGCCGAGGGTGTTGATCGTGTACTCGGTGGGCCCGTACAGGTTGTAGCCGACCGTGCCCTCGGTCTCGGCGAGCCGCTGCCACAGGGTCGGTGTGACGGCCTCGCCGCCGAGCAGGACGAGGGCGGGGCGCCGCTCCGGCTGGTCGAGCAGGCCCTCGGCCACCAGCTGCTGCGCGTACGTCGGGGTGACGTTGATGACGTCGATCCCGTGCTCCAGGCAGTACTCGACCAGGCCGGGCGCGTCGCGGCGCAGTTCCTCGTCGCAGATGTGCACCTCGTGTCCGTCGGCGAGCCACAGGAGCTCCTCCCACGACATGTCGAACGCGAACGACACGGTGTGTGCGATCCGGAAGGTCCGGTGGCCGTGCTCGGCGAGGACCGGTTCGAAGATCCGCCGCTGGTGGTTGACGAGCATGTTGGTGAGCCCGGCGTACTCGGTCACCACGCCCTTGGGCTTTCCGGTCGATCCGGAGGTGTAGATCGTGTACGCGGGGTGCCGCAGCCGGTCCGGGTCATCGGGGGCGAACGTCACGAACGGCTCGGCCGCGGGCAGCGGGCGGTCCAGCTCGATGAGGCCGTCGGTGGCGGCCAGGGCGCCGGCCAGCCGCGGGGAGACCGTGCTGACCGTGAGGATCGCGTCCGGGTGTGCGTCCTCGACGATCGCCGCGATCCGTTCGTCCGGGTGGTCGAGCTCCAGCGGTACGTACGCGGCGCCGACGCGCAGCACGGCGAACAGCGCCACGATCGAGTCGAGGGAGCGCGGTATCGCGAGCCCCACGGTCGTCTCGGGGCCGAGGCCGCGCCCGGCGAGCACGCCCGCCACCGCGCGGCTGCGGTCCCGGAGTTGGGCGAAGGTCATCGTCGAGCCGTGCGCGACGAGGGCGACCCGCTCGGGGTCACGGTCCGCGGCCCGGTCGAAACGGTCGACGACGGTGTCCGTGCCGACGTCGGTGCGCTCGGCGGGCTCGGGGGCGCGGCCGAGGCCGGGCAGCGCGCCGAGGGGGCCTGTCGCGCGGGCCAGGTCTTCGAGTACGCGTACGTAGTCGTCGAGGAGGCGGCGGGCGTCGGCGGTGTCTCCGTGGCGGTGCTCCAGCTTGACCGTGAGACGGTCGCCGGGCGTCACGACCCAGGTGAACGGGTAGTGCGTGGAGTCGTCGGCCGTCACGGAGGTGATGCCGTGCCGGGAGTTCATCTCGGCGAAGGCGTCCATGTCCAGGAAGTTCTGGAGCACGAACAGGTTGTCGAACAGGGTGTCGTGCCCGCTGGCCCGCTGGATCTCGCCGAGCCCGAGGTGCTCGTGCTCCATCGCCTCGACCCTGGCCGCCTGTACGGCCGACAGGTAGCCGCCGACGGTGTCGTCGGGCCGGGCCTTCGTCCAGGTCGGCACGGTGTTGAGGAGCACGCCGACGACGTCGGAGAGGCCCTCGCCGTCGCGGCCCGACACGGTCACGCCGAACACGGCGTCACTGCGGCCCGTGTGAGCGCCGAGGAGGAGGCCGAACGCGCCGGTGAGGACGGCGTTCAGCGTCACGCCGTGCTGCTTGGCCGCGTCCTTCAGGAGGTCGGACTGTTCGGTGGTGAGCCGGTGCACGAGCGCGGGCGGCAGGTCCTGCGACAGCGTCGGCGCGGGCCCTGCGAGCAGGGTCGGGCCGGTGACGCCCGCCAGGTGCTCCGCCCAGAAACGTTCCGACACCGCGGAGTCCTTGGCGTCGAGCGCCCTGGCGTACTCCTCGAAGCTCGGCGTGGCCGGGGTCGGGTCGAACGGCTCGCCGGCCACCGCGGCCTCGTACGCGTCGAACAGGTCGCGCAGCACGATCTCGCGGGACCAGCCGTCCCACAGCAGCAGGTGGTAGCTGAGCAGCAGTCCGTCGTGGCCGCCGGGCAGGCGGACGACGGTGAGGCGGATCAGCGGAGCCTCGGCCGGGTCGAATCCGGCGTCGCGGTCCCGGGTGCGGAACTCCTCGGCCTCGGCGTCGTCCGCGAGCTCCACCGTGCGGACGTCGACCCGTCGGCCGGCCTTGAGGACCTGGACCGGGTTGCCGTCGTCGTCGGTGGTGAAGCCGGCGCCGACGACCGGGTGCCGTGCGATCACGTGCGCCATGGCCTCGGCCAGCGCGTCGGTGTCGAGGCGCCGGTCGAAGGTGAACCAGCTCTGCGCGACGTAGTGTCCGGCCGCGCCCGCCATCTGCGCCTGGAAGAACAGGCCCCGCTGCAGCGGTGTGACGGGTGCGGTGCGCTCGGCGGTCGCGGAGGCGTCGGCGACGCGCTCCAGGGCGGTGAGCCAGTGCTCGGCGACGGCGTCGGGGATGCCGTCGGCGAGGGTGAAGGCGGCGTGCAGGCTGCCGGTGGCGTCGTCGGTCCAGGCGTTGACCTCGACGGCATACGGGCTGCCCTGGTCGCCTCCGGTGACGTGCACCGCCTGCGACTCGCTGCCCCGGCCCAGGTAGTTGAAGAGGACCTGAGGGCGGCCGGTGAGCAGCGGCGCGGTCTGCGGGTTGAGGTACTTCAGCTGTCCGTACGCGATGTGCCCGCGCTCGTCCGGCTGGCGCTCGGCGACTTCGCGCGCGGCGGCGACGGGGTCGGTGTGCGCGGTGAGCCGTACGGGCGCGATGGAGGTGAACCAGCCCACCGTCCGGGTGTAGTCGTGCTCTTCGGAGAGGGCGACTCGGCCGTGCCGCTCCAGCTCGACCGCGAGGTCGGTGGGCGACGGCTGCACGTGGGTCAGGGCGGCGCGGAGCGCGCCGCACAGGAGCTCGGTGAGGCCGACGCCGAGGGCGGCGGGCGCGGTGCGGGTGAGGCGGTCGCTCGTCTCGGGCGGCAGGACGACGGTGGTCTCGCGCAGGTTTCCGCTGTCGCGGTCCGGCAGCAGCGCGGGCGCTTCGAGTGTGGTGATCCAGTGCGGGAGGCCGTCGATCGTCTCGTCGGAGGCGGCGCCGAGCGTCAGCGCGTCGGCGTACTCGGCGTAGGACGTGGTGGGCGGCGCCAGGTCCGCCCCGCTCATGGCGGTGGCCAGGTCGTCGAGGAGGACCAGCCAGGACACGGCGTCGACGGCGATGTGGTGCACGGTGACGACCAGAGTCCTGCCGGCCTCCAGCCACGAGAACGCGACGACGTCCCCGGTCCCCGGGTCGAGCCGGCCCGCGGCCTCGTCCGCGGCGGCCGTCGCGTCGGCCGCGTCGGTGCGGATGACGGCGACCTCGCGTGCGGGTTCGGTGCGCAGCGCCCACACGCCGTGCTCGACGCGCAGTCGCGTCCGCAGGGCCGGGTGGGCGGCCACGACGGCGTTCGCGGCGTGCTCGGCGTCGGCGAATCCGGTGCCCTCGGGGGCCTCCAGGGTCCTGGCCTGGACGAACCGGTCGAGGGAGCCGCCCAGTTCGCGCTGGCGCAGGATGATCGGCGTCGGCGTGAGGGGGCCGTCCTCGCGGCGGGCGGGAGCCGGGGCGGAGGCGGGCACGCGGGGCACGCCGGCACCCACGTGCTCGGCGAGCGCGCGCGGCGTCCTGAACAGGAAGACGTCACGGGGCGCGATCGGCAGGCCGAGCGCCCTCGCGCGGTTGATCACAGTGATGGCGACGATGCTGTCGCCGCCCGCCATGAAGAAGTCGGTGTCCTCGTCCACGGCGGCGGAGCCGGGCAGCGTCTCGGCGAAGATGCCGACCAGGGAGGCGAGCGCGGAACCGCTCGCGGCGGTACCGGAGTTGTCGGCCTCCTCCGCGGCGCGCTCGGCCAGTGCCTTGCGGTCCAGCTTGCCGTTGACGGTGAGCGGCAGCGCGTCGACCGTGAGGACCCGGCCCGGCACCATGTGCACGGGCAGCTTCGCGGCGAGCAGGCCCGCGAGGTCGCCGGGGGCGCGGCCCACGACGTGCGCGACGAGGTGGTCGCCGCTGTCGGCGACGGTGACGGCCACGTCGACCACGCCGTCGAGCTCCCGGAGCGCGGACTCGACCTCGCCGAGCTCGATGCGGAAGCCCTTGAGCTGCACCTGGTCGTCGGCGCGCCCGGCGAACTCCAGCTCCCCGTCGAGCGTACGGCGGGCGAGGTCGCCCGTGTGGTACATGCGGGACCCGTCGTCCGCGAACGGGTTCGCCACGAACCGGCCGGCGGTGAGGCCGGACCTGCCGAGGTAGCCGAGCGACACCTGGTCGCCCGCTACGTAGATGGCGCCGACGCGGCCGGGCGGCACCGGCCTGAGCCGGTCGTCGAGCAGGTAGGTGACGAGGCCGGGGATCGGGCCGCCGATGGGACTGACGTCCTGGCCGCGGGTGACGTCCTCGTCGGTCAGCACCCGGCGCGTGACGTGCACGGTCGTCTCGGTGATGCCGTACATGTTGACCAGCTCGGGCGACGCCGTGCCGTGCCGCTCGACCCAACCGCGCAGCCGCCCGAGGTCGAGCGCCTCGCCACCGAAGATGATCTTCCGCAGTGCGGGGAGGGGTTCGGCGGCGTGCCGGTCGGCCTCGATGAACTGGTAGAACGCCGACGGCGTCTGGTTGAGCACGGTCACGCCGCGCTCGCGGACGAGCCGGTGGAAGTCGACCGGGGAGCGGGTCAGGCCGTACTCGGGCACCAGCAGCTCACTGCCGTGCGCCAGCGCGCCCCACAGCTCCCAGACCGCGAAGTCGAAGGAGAAGGAGTGGAACTGGACCCACACGTCGTGCGGCCCGAAGCCCATGTCGGGGCGGGTGTTGGCGAGCAGGGTGACGACGCTGGAGTGCGGCACGACGACGCCCTTGGGGCGGCCGGTCGATCCTGAGGTGTAGATGACGTACGCGGGGTCGTGCCAGGCGGCTTCGGGCACCGGCCCGGCGGCGTCCTCCGGCATCTCGTCCCCCTGGACGAGCACCCGGGCCGATACGCCCGCCCGCTCCAGCAGCCCGGTGAAGCGGTCGCGCTGCTCGCGGTCGACGAGGACGACCTGCGGGGCGGCGTCGGCCAGGATGTACTCCAGGCGCTCGTCCGGGTAGGCCAGGTCGAGCGGTACGTAGGCACCGCCCGCGGAGACGATCGCGACCAGCGCGACGACCTGCTCCACGGAGCGCGGCACGGCGACGGCGACGCGCTTGCCGGGGCCGACCCCGGCGGCGCGCAGGCCTGACGCCAACTCGTTCTTGGCGTCGGCCAGTTCGCCGTACGTCAGCGACCTGGTGGTGCCGTCGAGTGCGCACTGGGTGACGGCGGTCGCCGCCGGGTCGCGGCGCGCGGCCGTGTCGAAGAGGCCGCCGAGGGTCGTCGGCTCGACGTGTGCGGGCCGCCGGGCGCCCTCGGGCCCCAGCTCGCCGACCGGAGCGTCCGGGCGCGTGAGGAGGCCGGTGAGGGTCAGCGTGAAGGTGCGCAGGATGTCCTGGGCCGTGTTCTCGCCGACGAGCTCGCCGTCGTAGATCAGGTTGAAGCGCGGACGCCCGTCGAGCGCGCGCTCCACGACGAGGGTGAGCGGGTAGTGCGGGGCTCCTTCGTTGACGAGGTCGGTGATGACGAGCTCGGCGTCGGGGGTCCGCAGGCTGTCCACGTCCGTCGCGACGTCGAACACCACGAGGGTGTCGAAGAGCGGCCCTGCGCCCGCCTGGCGGCCGATGCGCGCGAGCGAGACGTGCTGGTGCGGCAAGACGGCGCTCTGGTGCTCCCGCACCCGACCGAGGAGGTCGCCCGCGGTGGTCGTGCCGGTCCAACGGGCCCGTACGGGAATGGTGTTGATGAACAGGCCCACCATGTCGCCGATGCCGGGCACGTCCGCGTCACGCCCGGAAACCGTGGAGCCGAACACCACGTCGTCGGTGTGCAGGATGCCGCCCAGCGTCACGGCCCACGCGCTGTGCACGGCGACGCTCAGCGGCACTCCGGCGGTGCGGACGGCGGCGTCGACGTCGACCTCGGCCTCGACGGCCGTGTCGGCGAACCGGTCCGACGGGGTGTGACCCTCGGCGACCAGTGAGGACCCCGGCAGCCCCGCGAGCTCCTCGCCCCACACCCGGTCGCTCTCGTCGTCGTCCCGCCCGGCGAGCCAGTGCACGTAGTCGGGGAAGCCGCCGACCGGGTACACGGTGCCCGGCGCGTGGTACTCGGCGAGGAGTGCGCGCAGCATCGGCGGCACCGACCAACCGTCGGCGATGATGTGGTGCACGGTCTGCACCAGGACGGCACGGTCGTCGCCCTCACGGACGAGCGTGTACCGCATCAGTGGCCCGGTGGCCAGGTCGAACCCGGCGCGGCGGTCCCGCTCGGCGAGGTCGCGCAGCTCGGCGCCGGTGATGCCGGGGCGGTCCACGGTCGTGAAGGGCGCCTGGACGCCGCTCTCCAGGACGGAGACCACGCGGCCGTCGGCGAGGGCCGTGAACCGCGCGGCGAGGTTCGGGTAGAGCGTGAGCAGCCGGGTCGCGGCGGCGGCGAGCCGGTCCGCGTCCACGGGCCCCTGCAGGGTGAGGAGTTGCTGCTCGACATACGCGCCCGCCGAGTCGTCGTCGAAGACCGAGTGGAAGTACAGGCCTTCCTGGAGGGGGGTCAGCGGCAGGACGTCCCGCAGCGCCGGGCCGTCCAGGCTGTCGACGTCGGCCTGGGTGAGCGGCACCAGGGGGAAGTCGCTGGGGGTGTGCCCGCCCTCGTCGAGCGCGGCGAGACCGGCGAGGGCGACGCGGAAGTAGCCGCCGAGCGTCGCGATGTCCTCGTCGGTGAACATGCCGTCGGGCCAGGAGACGGTGGTGACCAGTTCGTACTCGCCGCCGGCCGAGGCGGGTTCGGCGATGGCGTTGAACTCCAGGGCGCGCGGCAGGCTCATGTCCGGGTCGCGCTTCTCGCCCAGCTGGCCGGTGGCGCCCGTGAGCTGCCAGTGTCCGGAGGCGCCCGCGTCGAAGCGGCCCAGGTAGTTGAAGAGCACCTGCGGGGCGGGCGCGTCGAACCGGGTGTCGTGCAGGTAGCGCAGGGCGCCGTAGGAGATGCCGTTGCTCGGTACGCGCGCCAGGTCCTCCTTGACCGCCTTGAGGGCCGCGGCGAGGTACTCGGGGGCGGTGAGGTCGGGCGCGCCGCCCGGGTCCACGGCCACCGGGAACAGGGTGGTGAACCAGCCCACGGTGCGCGAGAGCTCCGGCTCGAAGCCCGCGGCGTCCGCCACGTGACGGCCCTCGCGGCCGTGGCCCTCCAGTTCGATGTGCGCGAACGTCTGGTCCTGTCCGAGGTCGCGGCGCCACCGGGCGAGGGCGACGGCGAGTGCGGTGAGGAGCACGTCGTTGACGCCCGCGTGGAACTTGGCAGGTATCTCGCCGAGGAGGGCGGCCGTGACCTCGGGGCCGACGGAGACGGTCTGGATCCGCTCGCGTGCGACGGTGTCGGCGGCGGTCAGCGCGCGCCTGCCCACCGGCTGGTCGGTGCCCGGCAGGGGCCGGTGGAAGTAGTCGAGGTCCGCCGCGAAGTCCGCACGCTCCAGGAGCTGCGTCCAGCGCCGGAACGAGGTGCCGACCGGGGGCAGCTCGACGGGCGCGCCGGAGGAGAGCTGCCGCCAGGCCGTGGCCAGGTCCTCCATCAGGACCCGCCAGGAGACACCGTCGATCACCACATGGTGGACGACGACGACCAGTTGGTTCTCCGCGCGGCGCCAGACGGCGCGGAGCATCACGCCGTCGTCCGGGTCGAGACCGTCGGTGGCGAGCTCGACGCACGCGTCCAGCGGCCGGTCGCTCTCCTGCCACACGGGGGCGGCGGCGCGGTCGGCCTCCGGGATGTCGAAGCTCCAGCGGTCGCCGCGCACGAGCTTCGCGCGCAGCATGTCGTGCCGTGCGAGGACGGCGCCGAGTATCTGGTCGAGCGCCTCGGGGTTGAGTTCCTCGGGGGTGTTGAGGACGACCGACTGGACGAAGCCGTCGACGGCGCCGGTGGTCTCGCCGAGCCACTGCACGATGGGCGAACCCGCGACGGCGCCGGTCGCGACGTCGCCGTGGTCGGCGGTGGAGACGTCCTCGCGGCTGGCGACGGCGGCCAGGGCGCCGACGACGCTGTGGGTGAAGATCTGCCGTGCCGTGACGTAGAGCCCGGCCTCGCGCAGCGCGCTCAGCAGCGAGATGGTCAGGATGCTGTCGCCGCCGAGCTGGAAGAAGTCCTGGTCGACGCCGACCTCGTCGAGCTGGAGGACGGCGGCGACCGCCGCGCAGACCACGCGCTCGTTCTCGGTGGCGGGCGGGGCGACGGCGCCGGTCGCGGTGGAGGGTTCGGGCAGCGCGTTGCGGTCGAGCTTGCCGTTCGCGGTGAGCGGGAACGCGTCCATCACGACGATGTGGGTGGGGACCATGTACTCGACCATGTGGTCGACGGCCCACGCCTTGACCTCGTCGGCGCGCAGGCTCTCGCCGCCCGCGGGGATCACGTACCCCACGAGGTAGGTGCCGCCGGCCGTGTTCTTCTTGGCGACGACGCAGGTGTGGCGTACGCGGGGGTGCTCGGCGAGGCCGACCTCGACGTCCTCGAGCTCCAGGCGCATGCCGCGGATCTTGACCTGGTTGTCGGCGCGGCCGAGGAAGTCCAGGGAACCGTCGGGGGCGAACCGCGCGAGGTCGCCGGTGCGGTAGAGCCGGGACCCGTCCGACGCGAAGGGGTTGGCGACGAAGCGGGAGGCGGTCAGGCCGGGCGCGTTGACGTAGCCGCGCCCCAGGAGGAGGCCGCCCGCGTACAGTTCGCCGCCGACCCCGACCGGTACCGGGCGCAGCTCGTCGTCGAGGACGTACAGCTGGGTGTTGGGGTTGGCCCTGCCGATGGAGGTGGAGAGGCGCTCGGCCTCGCCCCGGTAGATGACGTGCGAGACGCCGATGGTCGTCTCGGCCGGGCCGTAGCCGTGGTAGAGCGGGATGGCGAGCTGGGTGCGGAAGCGCTCGTACAGCTCGGGGGTGAGCACTTCGCCGCCGCACCAGACGTGGCGCAGGCTGTCGAGGCGGCCGGAGTCGCCCGCCATCTCCAGGAGCACGTCCAGCATGGACGACACGAGGTACGTGAAGGTGACGCGCTGTTCGGCGATGACGCCCAGCAGGTGGTGCGGGTCGCGTTCGCCGCCGGTCCGCAGGACGACGAGGCGGGCGCCGCTGACCAGGGGCAGGAAGATCTCGTTGATGGAGATGTCGAACGAGAGCGGCGCCTTGAACAGGGACGCGTCGTCGTGGCCGAAGTGCAGGATCTCGTCGACCTGCCAGAGCAGGCGCTCGCTGATCGCCGCGTGCCGGATCATCGCGCCCTTGGGACGCCCGGTCGAACCGGACGTGAAGATCACGTACGCGAGCGAGTCGGCGTCCACGGCGACGTCGCCGCCCGTCGTGGGCAGGGCGTCGAACGCCCAGTCGGCGAGGTCGACGGCGACGGCTTCCGGCTCCTGCGGGTCGTGCTCGCCCGAGGAGTTGAGCTGCAGGACGACGCGGGCGTCCTCGATGACGACGGAGCGGCGGGCCGCGGGCCACTGCGGGTCCAGCGGTACGAAGGCGCCACCTGCCCGGAGCACGGCGAGCAGGCCGACGACCATGTCGGCGGAGCGGCCGAGCGAGATGCCGACGACCTGCTCGGGGCCGAGGCCGCGGGCGAGGAGGTGGTGGGCGAGCTGGGCGGACCGTTCGGCCGCCTCGCGGTAGGTCAGCGAGCGGTGCTCGTCGACGATGGCGACGGCGTCCGGCCTGGTGCGGGCCTGTTCGAGGAACATCTCGACGACGGTGGGGCGGACCCGGTCCGCGTCGGTGTCGTTCCACTCGGCGAGGGCCTTGAGGCGTGACTCCGCGTCGTCCGGGCCGATGCTGCCGAGGGGCCGGTCGGGGAAGTCGGCGAGGTCGTCGAGTGCGCGCCGCGCGGTGTCGGGGTCGACACCGTCAGGGACAGGGACATGCCACCCCTCGGCACCTGCTTCCCGACTGCCGGGCCCGGAACCGCCGTTGTCGACCCAGCCGAGGACGTCCGCGAAGAGCGTGCCCGGAGCGAGCTCGATGCCTTCGGGGCTGCGGCCGGTCGCCCAGTACGACAGACCGATGGCGCAGGCCTCGGCGATGGTCCGGTCGGAGTAGTCGCCGGCACGCCGACGCACATCGGCCAGGCGGTCGGGGGTGAGCAGCGCGAGGCGAGCGCTCGGTTCCATCATCGAAGACACAGCGTCCCTTCCAGGTAATCGCAGTTAGGCTAACCTAAATTAGGGTTGCCTAACTACCCTCTCGCCAGGCCCGCCACAGCCGCGCGTACCGACCGCCCAGAGCCACCAACTCGTCGTGGGTGCCCTGCTCCACCACACGCCCCGCGTCGAGCACGGCGATCCGGTCCGCGGCCATCGCCTGGGTGAGCCGGTGCGCCACGAACAACGTCGTACGACCCGCGCACGCGGCCAGCACGGCACGCTCCAGCTCGGCGGCGCCCTCGCTGCCCGCCTCCGCGGTCGACTCGTCGAGCACGACCACCGGGGCGCGGCCCAGCACGAGGCGGGCCAGCGCGATCTGCGCGATCTTGGTGACGTCCAGGCGTTCGCCGCCCTCGCCCACCGCCGTGTGCAGGCCCTCGGGCAGCGCCTCGACCCAGCCGTGGGCGCCCACCGTGCGCAGCGCGTCCATGAGTTCGGCGTCGGTCGCCTTCGGCGCCGCGAGCCGCAGGTCGTCGGCGAGCGGACCGGAGAAGACGTACGTCTCCTGCGTCAGGATGCTCACCAGGGCCCGCGCCCCGGCCTCGTCGAGGCCGCCCAGGTCGTGCGCGCCGATGCGCACCGAACCCGTCTGCGGCGTCCCGATGCCCGCGATCAGCGCGGCCAGCGTCGACTTGCCCGCGCCCGTCGCCCCCACCAGCGCCAGCGAACCGCCGGCCGGGATCGTCAGGTCGACATCCCTGAGCACCGGTTCGTCGGTCCCGGGATAGGTGAACGTCAGCCCCTCCACCGTCACCTGATGCGGCACGGCGTCGGCCGCGGCGACGGACGTGTCACCCACGAGCCGTTCCTCCGCGGACTCCCCGAGCACCCCGACCAGACGGGTCAGGCTGGCGCCCGACTTCTGCGCCTCGTCGAAGGTGAACATGATGGCGCCGAGCGGCGTGAACAGGCGGTGGAACATCAGCGGGGCCGCCGACACCTCGCCCAGACTGGCGGCGTCGGCCTCCAACAGGGCATATCCCACCACGAGGATGAGGACGAGCCCGATGAACTCGGCGCGGTTCTCCCGGCCCACGAACCGGCCGAAGAACCGGAAGACGTCGATCCCGAGATTGCGCACCCGCCAGGACTCCGCGGTGACCTTCTCCCGGACATCGTCCTCCAGGCGGTACGCGCGTACGGTGTCGATCCCGTTGAGACCGCTGATCAACGCCTGGGCGCGGTCGGCCTGGGCCACCCGCTGCTTGCGGTAGAGCGGTGCGGAGCGCGGCAGGTACCAGCGCAGGGCCAGCGCGTACGCGGGAAGCGCGGCGGCGCCCGCGAGGCCGAGCCGCCAGTCGAGGCCGAACATGCCGACCGTGGCGATGAAGACGAGCACGCCCGCCGAGAACACCGTGGGGATGGCCGTGCGGATGCCCTTGGAGAGCACGGCCACGTCGTCGCCGACCCGGGAGAGGACGTCTCCGCGGCCGACCTGTTCGATCCGCGCGCTCGGCATGCCGAGCACCGCGCGGACGGCGCCCTCGCGCAGCCGCGCGAGCAGATCCGCGCCGAGGCGTCCGATCAGATAGGTCGAGGCCGCGGTGGCCACCGCGCCGAGCAGCGCGGCGGCCCCCATGAGGACCCCGATCG
The window above is part of the Streptomyces venezuelae genome. Proteins encoded here:
- a CDS encoding ABC transporter ATP-binding protein; the protein is MTTPDTKRPRPGSDILRTALRRNVGAMVLGTVLMGLYQAGETAFPIALGMIVEHTMKDDRTLGALALSIGALAVIITTVSLSWRFGMRVLQKANTTEAHRWRVKVAACGLQPVARDVDLKSGEVLTIATEDADQTADIIEVVPLLISSLVAVLVAAVALGMADYRLGLLVIVGTVAILSILSVMSKRIGSSTREQQARVARAGAKVADLISGLRPLHGFGGNHAAFRSYRAVSTEAKHQSVTVAKVNGVYAGTAQALNAVLAAAVTLTAGWLAFEGGITIGELVMAVGLAQFIMEPLKMFSEMPKYVMIARASAERMALVLNAPPVTDPGAGRPAPGGDLEIDSVRYGSLRELKFTVAAGEFVAIAGYQPRAVADLASVLAMNVPPDAYEGVVRVSGREMADLSVEAVREHILVNPYDGEIFAGTLRSNIDPSGTSRTISEAVEASMLTDVVALHREGLDYGVRDRGANLSGGQRQRLSLARALAADTEVLVLHNPTTAVDAVTEQLIARNVAKLRRGRTTVVITSSPAMLDAADRVLVLDEGVITAEDSHRNLLATDEDYCAAVAR